A window of Mesoplasma chauliocola contains these coding sequences:
- a CDS encoding serine hydrolase domain-containing protein, whose translation MKKTINEINNLLNNKYFSGAVIKIEKNGKVLLNKAFGLNNIEKNEKMKVETIFPIYSMTKPIIVLATFLLIQEHKLSLDTKVCEFYSNFNEEITIRHLLNMTSGISYSWNSTSHENEMIKIEHDIESDKYNLDEIIEKINNIPISCKPGSEWIYGMNIDILGGIIEKITNTKLNAFLEKRVFNPLKMFDTDFKVKDLKRKAIKYDLIEENKNNVLKANENYHWMMPEKLDSIPNCCLGGSGLFSTSEDYNKFLNFMLSGKIKNKVILQKKYIKEITKNQLEHIENAKIWDLNEDYQYGYGVRVRIRNKIAPLTEVGEWGWGGILGTSSFVDPKNKIVMSFMVSVYPGNNTLTYNKITKAIYEDLKTNNLI comes from the coding sequence ATGAAAAAAACTATTAATGAAATTAATAATCTTTTAAACAATAAATATTTTTCTGGTGCTGTTATAAAAATTGAAAAGAATGGAAAAGTATTACTAAATAAAGCCTTCGGATTAAATAATATTGAAAAGAATGAAAAAATGAAAGTTGAAACGATTTTTCCTATTTATTCAATGACAAAACCAATAATTGTTTTAGCTACCTTTTTACTTATTCAAGAACATAAATTATCTCTTGATACAAAAGTTTGTGAATTTTACTCAAATTTTAATGAAGAAATAACAATAAGACATTTGTTAAATATGACATCAGGAATTTCTTATAGCTGAAATAGCACTAGTCATGAAAATGAAATGATTAAGATTGAACATGATATTGAATCAGACAAATATAATTTAGATGAAATTATTGAAAAAATAAATAATATTCCAATTTCATGTAAACCAGGTTCAGAGTGAATATATGGAATGAACATTGATATCTTAGGTGGAATAATTGAAAAAATAACTAATACTAAATTAAATGCATTTTTAGAAAAGAGAGTATTTAATCCTTTAAAAATGTTTGATACAGATTTTAAAGTTAAAGATTTAAAAAGAAAAGCAATAAAATATGATCTTATTGAAGAGAACAAAAATAATGTATTAAAAGCAAATGAAAATTATCACTGAATGATGCCTGAAAAACTTGATAGCATTCCTAATTGCTGTTTGGGAGGTTCTGGTCTTTTTAGCACATCAGAAGATTACAATAAATTTTTGAATTTTATGCTAAGTGGAAAAATAAAAAACAAGGTAATTTTGCAAAAAAAATATATTAAAGAAATAACTAAAAATCAATTAGAACATATTGAAAATGCTAAAATTTGAGATTTAAATGAAGATTATCAATATGGTTATGGTGTTAGAGTAAGAATAAGAAATAAAATAGCCCCTTTAACAGAAGTTGGAGAATGAGGTTGAGGCGGAATTTTAGGTACATCAAGTTTTGTTGATCCCAAAAATAAAATTGTTATGTCTTTTATGGTTTCAGTTTATCCTGGCAATAATACATTAACTTACAACAAAATTACTAAAGCAATTTATGAAGATCTTAAAACTAATAATTTAATATAA
- the rplL gene encoding 50S ribosomal protein L7/L12, producing the protein MAITKEDIIKALEEMKLTELNELVKAIEEHFDVVASAGVAVAAGPAAADSAPSEVSIMLTNAGGQKVAVIKVVKEVTGLGLMDAKKLVDGTLPVAIKENVKIEDADAIKAQLIEAGASVEYK; encoded by the coding sequence ATGGCAATCACAAAAGAAGATATTATTAAAGCATTAGAAGAAATGAAATTAACAGAATTAAACGAATTAGTTAAAGCAATCGAAGAACACTTTGATGTTGTTGCATCAGCAGGTGTTGCTGTTGCTGCAGGACCAGCTGCTGCTGATTCAGCACCTTCAGAAGTTTCAATTATGTTAACAAATGCAGGTGGACAAAAAGTTGCAGTTATTAAAGTAGTTAAAGAAGTAACTGGATTAGGATTAATGGACGCTAAAAAATTAGTTGATGGAACATTACCAGTAGCTATTAAAGAAAACGTTAAAATCGAAGATGCTGACGCAATTAAAGCTCAATTAATTGAAGCTGGAGCATCAGTAGAATACAAATAA
- the rplJ gene encoding 50S ribosomal protein L10, whose translation MSTNRPAHAKKAEIVAEIVSKIQSAQGVAIAEYKHLSVEQMSNLRVQALKQGIEVKVYKDSLVRRAVEELNLTELNEYLTQQNVFIFSNEDAIGAAKLVAKFAKENEALKLKAGIYEGAAMDTAAITEIATLPSKEDLYSMFASSLIYPLRQVMAVINAVADTKKD comes from the coding sequence ATGTCAACAAATAGACCTGCACATGCTAAAAAAGCAGAAATCGTTGCTGAGATTGTTTCTAAAATTCAATCAGCTCAAGGTGTTGCTATTGCAGAATACAAACACTTATCAGTTGAACAAATGTCAAATTTAAGAGTTCAAGCTCTAAAACAAGGTATTGAAGTTAAAGTTTATAAAGACTCACTTGTTAGAAGAGCCGTTGAAGAATTAAATTTAACAGAATTAAACGAATATTTAACTCAACAAAATGTTTTCATTTTCTCAAACGAAGATGCAATTGGAGCTGCTAAATTAGTTGCTAAATTTGCTAAAGAAAACGAAGCATTAAAATTAAAAGCCGGAATTTATGAAGGCGCAGCTATGGATACTGCAGCAATTACAGAAATTGCTACTCTACCATCAAAAGAAGATTTATACTCAATGTTTGCATCAAGCTTAATTTACCCATTACGTCAAGTTATGGCTGTAATTAATGCTGTTGCTGATACAAAAAAAGACTAA
- a CDS encoding amino acid permease — protein sequence MKLNRKYGFWTVLASTLAAIVGSSIIISFNMVFFLAESNPLLMILAWVFGALIVLPDAFIVIEPSIGYGESGSGYSWIRKCNWRILAFWFGWVLILFVSATSLASCCSAMSSMITQILELDPKNVGVETLQKVLAIFILVVLAGIQIMIKNSNKYTQIFFLFVKTLPIILVFTLAIMYGSKDGLLSNTEMNKELGKAYISSAMLIPAITYTGFAYSGHEFPTYITEEIENPKKTVPLVIISAVLIVLVIYVCYGIALLSLATNGIDPEGTTSTIFAEHRWAVLTFNIFAIFLFIGSVNSLLFFQSRLIHKLSETGDVHSIFGKVHKKTNQPYMAIILLGLVAVFYILFSSISEIISSFALATSTLKILLDCAIIKLRLKDPNYKRIYSNKIFWTLMVLSLITCAMTFGGSIYLMVIMPQTMGQSAFAVLWKPILMIFIAFLVYLFGIFKFNNIKIK from the coding sequence ATGAAACTTAATAGAAAATATGGTTTTTGAACAGTTTTAGCATCTACACTAGCAGCTATTGTTGGGTCAAGTATTATTATTTCGTTTAATATGGTTTTCTTTTTAGCAGAAAGCAACCCGCTATTAATGATTTTAGCTTGAGTATTTGGTGCATTAATTGTTTTGCCTGATGCATTTATAGTTATTGAACCGTCAATAGGCTATGGAGAAAGTGGAAGTGGTTATAGTTGAATTAGAAAGTGTAATTGAAGAATATTAGCATTCTGATTTGGATGAGTGTTAATTCTATTTGTCTCAGCAACTTCATTGGCAAGCTGTTGTTCAGCAATGAGTTCAATGATTACACAAATTTTAGAACTTGACCCAAAAAATGTTGGAGTTGAGACATTGCAAAAAGTTTTAGCAATTTTTATTTTGGTAGTATTAGCTGGAATTCAAATTATGATTAAAAATAGTAATAAATATACTCAAATATTTTTCTTATTTGTTAAAACTTTACCAATAATATTGGTGTTTACATTAGCTATAATGTATGGTTCAAAAGATGGATTGTTATCTAATACAGAAATGAATAAAGAATTGGGGAAAGCATATATTTCTTCTGCAATGCTTATACCTGCTATTACATATACTGGTTTTGCATATTCAGGTCATGAGTTTCCAACTTATATAACTGAAGAAATTGAAAATCCGAAGAAAACAGTTCCATTGGTAATTATTAGTGCTGTTTTAATTGTATTAGTAATTTATGTTTGTTATGGAATTGCATTGTTATCTTTAGCAACAAATGGGATTGACCCAGAGGGAACAACTTCAACAATTTTTGCTGAACATAGATGGGCTGTATTAACATTTAATATATTCGCAATATTCTTATTTATAGGTTCAGTTAATTCATTATTATTTTTCCAGTCAAGATTAATTCATAAACTATCTGAAACTGGAGATGTTCATTCAATTTTTGGTAAAGTCCATAAGAAAACTAATCAACCTTATATGGCAATTATATTATTAGGATTAGTTGCAGTATTTTACATTTTATTTAGTTCAATATCTGAAATTATATCTTCATTTGCATTAGCTACAAGTACATTAAAAATTTTACTTGACTGTGCAATTATAAAATTAAGATTAAAAGATCCTAATTACAAAAGAATATATAGCAATAAAATATTTTGAACATTAATGGTGTTAAGCTTGATAACTTGCGCAATGACTTTTGGTGGATCAATTTACTTAATGGTTATAATGCCACAAACAATGGGTCAATCTGCTTTTGCAGTTTTATGAAAACCAATTTTAATGATTTTTATAGCATTTTTAGTTTATCTATTTGGAATATTTAAATTCAATAATATTAAAATAAAATAA
- a CDS encoding alpha/beta hydrolase encodes MSRNHYLEYKEFCYNYYRKGLTKSNIEFNSIELYYEDLENKKLKYLNNTFTKNEIEKVDLNSKKGNISCLVAKTNNSNKWVIGLHGWTENKYLALRLVHHYWKQGYNILTFDAFAHGLSYGKKTDIGYSSIEMLDEIILYLKNENAAESIGLIGNSMGASTSVLYAQKGSNKEKINWIVADCGFNSIKLQYRYYIENNLFHVPWWKIGFLFTHKFSKETKTPQRKYNLEKNMNKAKKIPIFFIHAKGDTFIPYEMSESVFLKKIKYEKQKVSEIWTPDGSEHVNTVVDYNKDYIHKTLEFSRKREKNET; translated from the coding sequence ATGTCAAGGAATCATTATTTAGAATATAAAGAGTTTTGCTATAACTACTATCGAAAGGGCTTGACAAAGTCAAATATTGAATTTAATTCAATAGAGTTATATTATGAAGATTTAGAAAATAAAAAACTAAAATATTTAAATAATACTTTTACTAAAAATGAAATTGAAAAAGTTGATTTAAATTCAAAAAAAGGAAATATTAGTTGTTTAGTTGCAAAAACAAATAACTCTAATAAATGAGTTATAGGTTTGCATGGATGAACTGAAAATAAATATTTAGCATTAAGATTAGTTCATCATTATTGAAAGCAGGGTTATAATATTTTAACTTTTGATGCTTTTGCTCATGGTTTGAGTTATGGCAAAAAAACCGATATAGGTTATTCATCAATTGAAATGTTAGATGAAATAATACTTTATTTAAAAAATGAAAATGCTGCTGAATCAATTGGACTTATAGGGAATAGCATGGGCGCTTCAACAAGTGTTTTATATGCTCAAAAAGGTAGTAATAAGGAAAAAATAAATTGAATAGTTGCTGATTGTGGATTTAATAGTATTAAATTGCAATACAGATACTATATTGAAAACAACTTATTCCATGTGCCATGGTGAAAAATAGGTTTTTTGTTTACTCATAAATTTAGTAAGGAAACAAAAACACCACAAAGAAAATATAACTTAGAAAAAAATATGAACAAAGCAAAAAAAATTCCTATTTTTTTCATTCATGCTAAAGGTGATACTTTTATACCTTATGAAATGAGCGAGTCAGTATTTTTGAAAAAAATTAAATATGAAAAACAAAAAGTAAGTGAAATATGAACTCCAGATGGTTCAGAACATGTAAACACAGTCGTTGACTATAATAAAGATTACATTCATAAAACTTTAGAATTTTCAAGAAAGAGAGAAAAAAATGAAACTTAA
- a CDS encoding GNAT family N-acetyltransferase produces the protein MKIEFKKYDELNNKEIWEIFKNRSEVFVVEQEWLACDIDENDLIATHMMIKNQEDEIVAYLRIFKLDDQTITFGRVLTPIKFRGLSYGKDLLFNATKWIKANYPQMNIKISAQYRLLNFYKSFGFIEASDVYDDDGIEHIKMMIEFK, from the coding sequence TTGAAAATAGAATTTAAAAAATACGACGAATTAAATAATAAAGAAATATGAGAAATATTTAAAAATAGAAGCGAAGTTTTTGTTGTTGAACAAGAATGATTAGCTTGTGATATTGATGAAAATGACTTGATTGCTACTCACATGATGATAAAAAATCAAGAAGATGAAATTGTTGCATACTTAAGAATCTTTAAATTGGATGATCAGACTATTACTTTTGGAAGAGTCTTAACACCTATTAAGTTCAGAGGTTTAAGTTATGGTAAAGATCTTTTATTTAATGCAACTAAATGAATAAAGGCAAATTATCCTCAAATGAACATAAAAATAAGTGCTCAATACAGACTTTTAAATTTTTATAAGAGTTTTGGATTTATAGAAGCGTCAGACGTTTATGATGACGATGGAATTGAACATATAAAAATGATGATTGAATTTAAATAA
- the rplA gene encoding 50S ribosomal protein L1, with the protein MAKISKRMKSVKGLVDKQRVYSIDEAIKLAKETSTTKFDSTVELSFNLNIDPRKADQQIRGALVLPAGTGKTQKVLVLTNTKVKEAQDAGADFVGGEELITKIQKENWFEFDVIVATPEMMAKLGAIGKVLGPKGLMPNPKTGTVTMDVAKAIDEIKKGKIEYRADKEGNIHTIIGKASFTAEQLKENFTTILNEIKRVKPQTVKGDYIINITVSTTMGPGIKVEIN; encoded by the coding sequence ATGGCTAAAATTTCAAAAAGAATGAAAAGCGTTAAGGGTTTAGTAGACAAACAAAGAGTTTACTCAATTGACGAAGCTATTAAGTTGGCTAAAGAAACTTCAACAACTAAGTTTGATTCAACTGTCGAATTATCATTTAACTTAAATATTGATCCAAGAAAAGCAGATCAACAAATCCGTGGAGCATTAGTGTTACCAGCTGGAACAGGTAAAACTCAAAAAGTTTTAGTTTTAACAAATACTAAAGTTAAAGAAGCTCAAGATGCAGGTGCAGACTTTGTTGGTGGAGAAGAATTAATTACAAAAATTCAAAAAGAAAATTGATTTGAATTTGACGTTATTGTTGCTACACCAGAAATGATGGCTAAATTAGGAGCGATTGGGAAAGTTTTAGGACCAAAAGGATTAATGCCAAACCCTAAAACTGGAACAGTTACAATGGATGTTGCAAAAGCAATTGATGAGATTAAAAAAGGTAAAATTGAATACCGTGCAGATAAAGAAGGAAACATCCACACAATTATTGGAAAAGCATCATTTACTGCAGAACAATTAAAAGAAAACTTTACTACAATACTAAATGAAATAAAAAGAGTTAAACCTCAGACTGTTAAAGGTGATTACATCATTAACATTACAGTTTCTACAACAATGGGTCCTGGTATTAAAGTTGAAATTAACTAA
- the rplK gene encoding 50S ribosomal protein L11, translating into MAKRITRIAKLEFMAMQAKPGAELASLGINMPEFTKQFNDATKDRAGDVVPVVITAYDDKSFDFILKTTPAAILLKKAAGIEKGASNAKTQTVATISADKIREIAEYKLVDLNANDVEAAMKIIAGTAKNMGIKITGMEETK; encoded by the coding sequence GTGGCTAAAAGAATTACACGTATTGCCAAATTAGAATTTATGGCAATGCAAGCAAAACCAGGAGCAGAATTAGCTTCATTAGGTATTAACATGCCTGAATTTACAAAACAATTTAACGATGCTACTAAAGATCGTGCAGGAGACGTTGTTCCTGTAGTTATTACAGCATATGATGACAAGTCATTTGACTTTATACTAAAAACAACACCAGCAGCTATTTTATTAAAAAAAGCAGCAGGAATTGAAAAAGGTGCAAGTAATGCAAAAACTCAAACAGTTGCTACTATTTCAGCTGACAAAATTAGAGAAATTGCTGAATACAAATTAGTTGATTTAAATGCAAATGATGTTGAAGCTGCAATGAAAATTATTGCAGGTACAGCAAAAAACATGGGAATCAAAATTACTGGTATGGAGGAAACTAAATAA